The Lutibacter profundi genome includes a region encoding these proteins:
- the moaC gene encoding cyclic pyranopterin monophosphate synthase MoaC has product MKQFSHINKNNHPKMVNVGDKKITKRKAIAKATMFLGAEIIAHFENKELTTKKGPVFQTAIIAGIQAVKKTSELIPMCHPLLINGVDIDIEIIDNKHIEILCTVAIEGKTGVEMEALTGASIAALTVYDMCKSISQKMVIKEVKLVEKSGGKSDIKNG; this is encoded by the coding sequence GTGAAACAATTTTCTCATATAAATAAAAATAACCACCCCAAAATGGTAAATGTTGGTGATAAAAAAATTACCAAACGTAAAGCAATTGCAAAAGCAACCATGTTTTTGGGTGCTGAAATTATTGCTCATTTTGAAAACAAGGAATTAACCACCAAAAAAGGCCCTGTTTTTCAAACCGCTATTATTGCAGGTATACAAGCTGTTAAAAAAACTTCTGAGTTAATTCCAATGTGTCACCCCTTATTAATTAACGGCGTTGATATTGATATTGAAATTATAGACAACAAACATATAGAAATTTTATGCACTGTTGCAATTGAAGGGAAAACGGGTGTTGAAATGGAAGCGCTTACAGGCGCAAGTATTGCAGCATTAACCGTATATGACATGTGTAAATCAATTTCTCAAAAAATGGTCATTAAAGAAGTGAAATTGGTTGAAAAATCAGGAGGTAAAAGTGATATTAAAAATGGGTAA
- a CDS encoding DUF6691 family protein yields the protein MKYIKFFLVGILFGIVMTKAEIISWYRIYEMFKFQSFHMYGIIGSAIVLGMISMFLFRKKMVKTFEGNDVYVAPKKSGLYRNLLGGILFGLGWALAGACPGPMFVLIGKGVVSILVVIFGATLGAFLYGLFKEKLPH from the coding sequence ATGAAGTATATAAAATTTTTTTTAGTAGGAATTCTTTTCGGAATAGTAATGACCAAAGCAGAAATAATTTCATGGTATCGAATTTATGAAATGTTTAAATTTCAATCTTTTCATATGTACGGAATTATTGGTTCTGCAATTGTTTTGGGTATGATAAGTATGTTTCTTTTTCGAAAAAAAATGGTAAAAACATTTGAAGGAAATGATGTTTATGTAGCACCAAAAAAAAGTGGATTATATCGAAATCTTTTAGGAGGTATTTTATTTGGTTTGGGTTGGGCATTAGCAGGCGCTTGTCCAGGGCCAATGTTTGTATTGATAGGTAAGGGAGTTGTGTCAATTTTAGTTGTAATTTTTGGAGCAACTTTAGGTGCATTTCTATATGGATTATTTAAAGAAAAACTACCTCATTAA
- a CDS encoding Crp/Fnr family transcriptional regulator yields MREKLKNYYSFVFEDELIDEIVQVGTYKKLRENELLVDLGDKMTGVPLLLEGAIKIVREDKNGEEILLYFLERGDTCASSFASAISNGKCGIRAIAEKESELIFLPKEKLDEWLVKYKSWRNFVIDSYNIRLNEMMETIDTLAFMRMDERLYKYLTDKAQIMRDTSLHTTHQDIAYDLHTSRVVISRLLKQLENEGKIKLHRNKIEILEF; encoded by the coding sequence ATGAGAGAAAAGCTAAAAAACTATTATTCGTTTGTTTTTGAAGATGAACTAATTGATGAAATAGTGCAAGTAGGAACGTATAAAAAACTCAGGGAAAATGAACTGCTAGTTGATTTAGGAGATAAAATGACAGGTGTACCTTTATTATTAGAAGGAGCTATTAAAATAGTAAGAGAAGATAAAAATGGGGAAGAAATTTTATTGTATTTTTTAGAACGAGGGGATACGTGTGCAAGCTCATTTGCAAGTGCAATATCAAATGGAAAATGTGGTATTAGGGCTATTGCAGAAAAAGAATCAGAACTTATTTTTCTTCCAAAAGAGAAGCTAGATGAATGGTTGGTAAAATATAAATCTTGGAGAAATTTTGTTATTGATAGTTATAATATTCGACTCAATGAAATGATGGAAACTATAGATACCCTGGCATTTATGAGAATGGATGAGCGGTTGTATAAATATTTAACAGACAAGGCTCAAATAATGAGGGACACATCTTTGCATACCACACATCAAGATATTGCGTACGATTTACATACATCTAGGGTTGTGATTTCAAGACTGTTAAAACAACTAGAAAACGAAGGAAAAATAAAATTACACCGAAATAAAATAGAAATATTAGAGTTTTAA
- a CDS encoding NTP transferase domain-containing protein encodes MGKHQKHTKLILRDNDNFGPNEIAFVGTKCGIISNLAHQVSKNLLNYKLAYFDASHSKDIQLNNLETFTFHSKGTAAISTNFEVNKFNQRIQFSQFDVVFINGNHYQGAKQILILDKDKEASVLKRLDQLNNIQFVIKLTDDVAFFDFLEEKHPQIKNLHCYNINEIDKISKHIENLIKEKIAPIQGLVLAGGKSTRMGTDKGMLNFYGKNQRDVAIDLLEKNNLKTFLSVREEQQIGIENKITDKFVGLGPFGAICSSFQENPNVAWLVIATDLPFVNDAVIQLLLKHRNPSKAATTIKGKNKQFPEPLITIWEPKSYTLLLNYLAQGYSCPRKVLINSDVEIVEVDDDFIRNINTPEEFKAAHKEINE; translated from the coding sequence ATGGGTAAACATCAAAAACATACCAAATTAATACTAAGAGATAACGATAATTTTGGACCAAATGAAATAGCTTTTGTTGGTACAAAATGTGGTATTATTTCAAATTTAGCACATCAAGTTTCTAAAAATTTATTGAACTATAAGTTAGCTTATTTTGATGCTTCTCATTCTAAAGATATTCAATTAAATAATTTAGAAACGTTTACATTTCATTCAAAAGGAACGGCTGCTATTTCAACAAATTTTGAAGTCAATAAATTCAATCAACGTATTCAATTCTCACAATTTGATGTTGTTTTTATTAATGGAAACCATTACCAAGGAGCCAAGCAAATTTTAATTTTAGATAAAGATAAAGAGGCTTCGGTTTTAAAAAGATTAGACCAATTAAATAATATTCAGTTTGTTATTAAATTAACCGATGATGTTGCGTTTTTCGACTTTCTAGAAGAGAAGCATCCTCAAATTAAAAACTTACATTGTTATAATATCAATGAAATTGATAAAATTTCAAAGCACATAGAAAATTTAATAAAAGAAAAAATTGCGCCAATTCAAGGGTTGGTTTTGGCTGGAGGGAAAAGTACCCGAATGGGAACGGATAAAGGAATGTTAAATTTCTACGGTAAAAATCAGCGAGATGTAGCCATTGATTTGCTAGAGAAAAACAACTTGAAAACATTTTTATCTGTTAGAGAAGAACAACAAATTGGTATTGAGAATAAAATTACCGATAAGTTTGTAGGTTTAGGTCCATTTGGAGCTATTTGTTCATCTTTTCAAGAAAACCCGAATGTTGCTTGGCTGGTAATTGCAACCGATTTACCATTTGTAAATGATGCTGTAATTCAATTGTTATTAAAACATAGAAATCCTTCAAAAGCTGCCACTACAATTAAAGGAAAAAACAAACAATTTCCAGAGCCTTTAATTACCATTTGGGAACCAAAAAGTTATACATTATTGTTGAATTATTTAGCACAAGGTTATTCTTGCCCAAGAAAAGTATTGATAAATTCTGATGTTGAAATTGTGGAGGTTGACGATGATTTTATTAGAAATATAAATACTCCTGAA
- a CDS encoding Crp/Fnr family transcriptional regulator, which produces MKLKEIITANFSTIFEEKLLQEIGNNGILKKAESEKIILEIRRKIDFIPLIVSGVVKVMHRDGKGNGIFLHFLAKNQLSAIAITYALENKISEIRLEAQSDIVYIAIPAKVVNSWFLKYNSWRSFYFQLNQQQTSYLIEKIDDIAFTCLENRLLKYLQYTSLIKNNTTINIKHFDIARDLKVSRETVSRALKKLEQEKVITLGRNKIYIVQNKINPTIK; this is translated from the coding sequence ATGAAACTAAAAGAAATTATTACGGCCAATTTTTCAACTATTTTTGAAGAAAAATTACTGCAAGAAATTGGCAATAATGGGATTTTAAAAAAAGCAGAATCAGAAAAAATAATTTTAGAGATAAGAAGAAAAATTGACTTCATTCCTTTAATTGTTTCAGGTGTAGTTAAGGTAATGCATAGAGATGGGAAAGGAAATGGAATTTTTTTACATTTTTTAGCGAAGAATCAACTCAGTGCAATTGCTATTACTTATGCTTTAGAAAATAAAATAAGTGAAATAAGATTAGAAGCGCAAAGTGATATTGTATATATAGCTATACCCGCAAAAGTTGTAAATTCATGGTTTTTAAAATATAACTCTTGGAGATCTTTTTATTTTCAATTAAATCAGCAACAGACATCTTATCTAATTGAAAAAATTGACGACATTGCTTTTACATGTTTGGAAAATAGATTATTAAAGTATTTGCAATACACAAGTTTAATAAAAAATAACACAACAATAAACATAAAACATTTTGATATTGCTCGTGATTTGAAAGTATCTAGAGAAACAGTCTCAAGAGCCTTAAAAAAATTAGAACAAGAGAAGGTTATAACTTTAGGTAGAAATAAAATATACATTGTACAAAATAAAATTAACCCAACAATTAAGTAA
- a CDS encoding 3-deoxy-D-manno-octulosonic acid transferase: MKLFVDGRKITFSKLKKVISKNDEVIWFHCASLGEFEQGRPIIEKLREENPTHKLVLTFFSPSGYEVRKNYKEADVVCYLPLDTKLNAKKFLDIVHPKLAVFVKYEFWPNILRELKKRNIKTILVSGIFRKNQPFFKWYGNWMRKTLQAFNHFFVQDENSETLLKSIGFSNVTVSGDTRFDRVFEITQQNNQLQFIEEFKNNTYTLVAGSTWEDDEKILVEYINNLASENEKFIIAPHNINAKNIEELKASISKKVILFSDKKDKKLQNFQVFIIDTVGILTKIYSYANIAYVGGGFTNTGVHNVLEPATFGVPILIGPNYNKFLEVIDLVNKKACFSVNNSKKLYVLLKKFFQEEQKRKKAGKQALNYVVERTGATTKILYYLKK; the protein is encoded by the coding sequence AGTTGTTTGTTGATGGTCGGAAAATAACTTTTTCTAAACTAAAAAAAGTTATTTCTAAAAATGATGAAGTAATTTGGTTTCATTGTGCATCATTGGGCGAGTTTGAGCAAGGAAGGCCAATAATTGAAAAATTAAGAGAGGAAAACCCAACTCACAAATTAGTTTTAACCTTTTTTTCACCTTCTGGATATGAAGTTAGAAAAAATTATAAAGAGGCCGATGTAGTTTGTTACTTGCCATTAGATACAAAATTAAATGCAAAAAAATTCTTAGATATTGTACATCCAAAATTAGCCGTATTTGTAAAATATGAATTTTGGCCAAATATATTGAGGGAATTAAAAAAAAGAAATATAAAAACAATATTAGTTTCAGGAATTTTTAGAAAAAATCAACCTTTTTTTAAATGGTATGGCAACTGGATGCGAAAAACTTTACAGGCATTTAATCATTTTTTTGTACAAGATGAAAATTCAGAAACATTATTAAAAAGTATTGGTTTTTCAAATGTTACAGTAAGTGGTGATACACGTTTTGATAGGGTTTTTGAAATAACACAACAAAATAATCAACTTCAATTTATTGAAGAATTTAAAAACAACACCTATACTTTGGTTGCTGGAAGTACTTGGGAAGATGATGAAAAAATATTAGTTGAATATATCAACAATTTAGCTTCAGAAAATGAAAAATTTATAATAGCACCACACAATATTAACGCCAAAAATATAGAAGAATTAAAAGCATCCATTTCAAAAAAAGTAATTCTATTTTCTGACAAAAAGGATAAAAAACTTCAAAATTTTCAGGTTTTTATAATTGATACGGTAGGGATACTTACTAAAATATACAGTTATGCTAATATAGCTTACGTAGGAGGAGGTTTTACAAATACAGGTGTGCATAATGTTTTAGAACCTGCAACATTTGGAGTTCCAATACTAATAGGCCCCAATTATAATAAATTTTTAGAGGTGATTGACTTGGTAAATAAAAAGGCATGTTTTTCAGTTAATAATTCTAAAAAATTATACGTACTTTTAAAAAAGTTTTTTCAAGAAGAACAAAAAAGGAAAAAAGCAGGTAAACAAGCCTTAAATTATGTAGTTGAAAGAACAGGAGCTACAACTAAAATTTTATATTATTTAAAAAAATGA
- a CDS encoding YeeE/YedE family protein: protein MEFITQPWAWYVAGPVISIVMFLLFYFGKRFGVSSNLETLCSIGGAGKFIDYFKIDWKQNSWNLIFIAGSIAGGFIASQWLSTSDVVALNPQTVKDLAAIGIANAGSSYLPDEIFSIDTMLTIKGFFTLIIAGVMVGFGARWAGGCTSGHAIVGLSNLELPSLISVIGFFIGGLTMTWFILPLIF, encoded by the coding sequence ATGGAATTTATTACCCAACCTTGGGCTTGGTATGTTGCAGGTCCCGTTATTTCAATCGTCATGTTTTTACTATTTTATTTTGGTAAACGTTTTGGCGTATCTTCAAATTTAGAAACTTTATGCTCTATTGGTGGAGCAGGGAAATTTATTGATTATTTTAAAATTGATTGGAAACAAAACTCATGGAATTTAATATTTATTGCCGGTTCTATTGCAGGAGGGTTTATAGCATCTCAATGGTTGTCAACTAGTGATGTTGTAGCGTTAAATCCGCAAACTGTTAAAGATTTGGCGGCTATAGGTATTGCCAATGCAGGGAGTTCTTATTTGCCTGACGAAATTTTTAGTATAGATACAATGCTTACAATTAAAGGGTTTTTTACACTTATAATTGCAGGTGTTATGGTTGGCTTTGGTGCACGTTGGGCCGGAGGTTGTACTTCAGGGCATGCGATAGTTGGCTTGAGTAATTTAGAACTTCCTTCATTAATATCTGTCATTGGATTTTTTATAGGAGGATTAACAATGACTTGGTTTATTTTACCATTAATATTTTAG
- a CDS encoding four helix bundle protein, whose protein sequence is MSESIIKEKSFQFSLKTTKLYKKLLSENEYILSNQLLRSGTSIGANIEELIGMLTAIVKTSQKNLTKH, encoded by the coding sequence ATGAGTGAAAGTATTATTAAAGAAAAAAGTTTTCAATTTTCATTAAAAACAACTAAGCTTTATAAGAAATTATTAAGCGAAAATGAATATATTTTATCCAATCAATTATTGAGAAGTGGAACTTCAATTGGAGCTAATATTGAAGAACTTATTGGAATGTTAACCGCAATTGTCAAAACATCTCAGAAAAATCTAACTAAGCACTAA